A region of Pseudarthrobacter sp. NIBRBAC000502770 DNA encodes the following proteins:
- the mmsA gene encoding multiple monosaccharide ABC transporter ATP-binding protein → MTSQTTHADPVILEMRSITKEFPGVKALSNVSLRVKAGEIHAICGENGAGKSTLMKVLSGVYPYGSYDGDIVYQGQVQQFRDIRASEHAGIVIIHQELALIPELSIMENIFLGNEPTKRGIIDWAEARLRSLDLLARVGLRDDPDTPIKEIGVGKQQLVEIAKALNKSVKILILDEPTAALNESDSQHLLDLMLGLKAKGITSIIISHKLNEIEQVADSITIIRDGKSIETLDVKKDGVDEDRIIKGMVGRTLESRFPDHTPKIGEVFFEVKDWTVGHPAIQDRLVCKGSNFFVRRGEIVGFAGLMGAGRTELARSVFGRSYGRFIDGHIYKDGKEVVLKSVRHAIDAGLGYVTEDRKSLGLNLLDDIKTTTVAANLRKISHNFVVDANQEFTVAEQYRKSLRTKTPSVEEGVAKLSGGNQQKVVLAKWMFTDPDLLILDEPTRGIDVGAKYEIYGIIQQLANQGKGVIVISSELPELLGLSDRIYTIFEGAITGVLNKDEASQESLMKLMTSATRKAA, encoded by the coding sequence ATGACGTCCCAGACCACGCACGCGGACCCGGTCATCCTTGAGATGCGGTCCATCACCAAGGAATTCCCCGGCGTTAAAGCCTTGTCGAATGTGAGCCTCCGGGTGAAGGCAGGCGAGATCCACGCCATCTGCGGCGAAAACGGGGCCGGCAAGTCCACCCTCATGAAGGTCCTGTCCGGCGTGTACCCGTATGGCAGCTACGACGGCGATATCGTCTACCAGGGGCAGGTCCAGCAGTTCCGGGACATCCGGGCCAGCGAGCACGCCGGCATCGTGATCATCCACCAGGAACTGGCGCTGATCCCCGAACTGTCCATCATGGAGAACATCTTCCTGGGCAACGAGCCCACCAAGCGCGGCATCATCGACTGGGCCGAGGCCCGCCTCCGGTCCCTGGACCTCCTGGCCCGTGTCGGCCTGCGCGACGATCCCGACACCCCCATCAAGGAAATCGGCGTCGGCAAGCAGCAGCTGGTGGAAATCGCCAAGGCGCTGAACAAGTCCGTGAAGATCCTCATCCTGGACGAGCCCACCGCGGCGCTGAACGAATCGGACTCGCAGCACCTGCTGGACCTGATGCTGGGCCTGAAGGCCAAGGGCATCACCTCGATCATCATTTCGCACAAGCTCAACGAGATTGAGCAGGTGGCCGATTCGATCACCATCATCCGCGACGGCAAGTCAATCGAGACGCTGGACGTCAAGAAGGACGGCGTGGACGAGGACCGCATCATCAAGGGCATGGTGGGCCGGACGCTGGAATCCCGGTTCCCGGACCACACCCCCAAGATCGGCGAGGTGTTCTTCGAGGTCAAGGACTGGACCGTTGGCCACCCGGCCATCCAGGACCGCCTGGTCTGCAAGGGCTCGAACTTCTTCGTCCGCCGTGGCGAAATCGTCGGGTTCGCCGGGCTCATGGGTGCCGGACGCACGGAACTGGCCCGCTCGGTCTTCGGCCGGTCCTACGGCCGCTTCATCGACGGCCACATCTACAAGGACGGCAAGGAAGTGGTCCTCAAGAGCGTCAGGCATGCCATTGACGCCGGCCTGGGCTACGTCACCGAGGACCGCAAATCACTGGGCCTGAACCTCCTTGACGACATCAAGACCACCACCGTGGCGGCAAACCTTCGTAAGATCAGCCACAACTTCGTGGTGGACGCCAACCAGGAATTCACGGTTGCGGAGCAGTACCGCAAGTCGCTGCGCACCAAGACGCCCTCCGTCGAGGAAGGCGTCGCCAAGCTCTCCGGCGGCAACCAGCAGAAGGTGGTCCTGGCCAAGTGGATGTTCACGGACCCGGACCTGCTGATCCTGGATGAGCCCACCCGCGGCATCGATGTCGGCGCCAAGTATGAGATCTACGGGATCATCCAGCAGCTGGCCAACCAGGGCAAGGGCGTCATCGTCATCTCCTCGGAGCTACCCGAGCTCCTGGGCCTGTCCGACCGCATCTACACCATCTTCGAAGGCGCCATCACCGGTGTCCTGAACAAAGACGAGGCCAGCCAGGAAAGCCTGATGAAACTGATGACCTCCGCTACCCGAAAAGCCGCCTGA
- a CDS encoding ROK family transcriptional regulator: MSATTRSTRSKPKNPGSQSALRQQNQQRIIETLMGGPSTQAELARQTGLSTATVSNIVRIMLDSGLASTEPITSSGRRALNVRLNSNGAVAVGIDFGRRHLRVVLASLSYHVIAEESVMLPLGHQADDGIQAAVSLLEKLLRESGVERTSVVGAGVGIPGPIDRRTGTVAQGAILPEWVGINILQHLEETLRIPVFVDNDANLGAWSEVTWGQHSGVSNLMFLKIGSGIGAGLILNGAPYYGNVGITGEIGHATIHEQGLVCRCGNRGCLETIASTTTMIELLSRGEDRPMTPADIVRKALNRDSATLRVVDDAGLAVGRALGNVANLINPEVIVVGGPLAGLGDILLDPIRRGLVRHAVPVIGETTTLAMSSLGDRAEALGAAALVFQHAGIRKP; encoded by the coding sequence ATGTCCGCAACTACGCGCTCAACGAGGAGCAAACCTAAGAACCCCGGATCGCAGTCCGCCCTGCGGCAGCAGAACCAGCAGCGGATCATCGAGACCCTGATGGGCGGCCCGTCCACCCAGGCGGAGCTGGCCCGGCAGACCGGGCTGTCCACGGCAACTGTTTCCAATATCGTCAGGATCATGCTGGATTCGGGGCTGGCATCCACCGAACCGATTACCAGTTCCGGGCGGCGGGCGTTGAACGTGCGGCTGAACAGCAACGGCGCCGTGGCTGTGGGGATCGATTTCGGCCGACGGCACCTGCGCGTGGTCCTGGCCTCCCTTAGCTACCACGTGATAGCCGAAGAATCGGTCATGCTCCCGCTGGGCCACCAGGCGGACGACGGCATCCAGGCAGCGGTGTCCCTGCTGGAGAAACTGCTGCGCGAAAGCGGCGTGGAGCGCACGTCCGTGGTGGGGGCCGGCGTCGGCATTCCGGGCCCCATAGACCGCCGGACGGGAACGGTGGCGCAGGGCGCAATCCTCCCCGAGTGGGTGGGCATCAACATCCTGCAGCATCTTGAGGAAACCTTGAGAATCCCCGTCTTTGTTGACAATGACGCCAATCTGGGCGCGTGGTCCGAAGTGACCTGGGGGCAGCACTCGGGGGTCAGCAACCTTATGTTCCTGAAGATCGGATCGGGCATCGGCGCCGGCCTGATCCTCAATGGCGCCCCCTACTACGGCAACGTGGGAATCACCGGCGAGATAGGCCACGCCACCATCCACGAACAGGGGCTGGTATGCCGCTGCGGCAACCGCGGCTGCCTGGAAACCATCGCCTCCACCACCACCATGATCGAGCTCCTCAGCCGCGGTGAGGACCGGCCCATGACACCGGCGGACATTGTCCGCAAGGCACTGAACAGGGACTCGGCAACGCTGCGCGTCGTGGATGATGCGGGGCTCGCAGTGGGGCGCGCCCTGGGCAATGTGGCCAACCTGATCAACCCTGAGGTCATCGTGGTGGGAGGCCCGCTGGCAGGCCTGGGAGACATCCTGCTGGACCCCATCCGGCGGGGCCTGGTCCGTCATGCGGTACCGGTCATCGGTGAGACCACCACCCTCGCCATGTCCTCGCTCGGCGACCGTGCGGAGGCCCTTGGCGCCGCCGCCCTGGTGTTCCAGCATGCCGGTATCCGGAAGCCCTAG